In the Bradyrhizobium guangzhouense genome, one interval contains:
- the pth gene encoding aminoacyl-tRNA hydrolase → MRLFVGLGNPGAKYARNRHNIGFMAVDEIARRHGFSPWRRRFQGETSEGSLGPERVILLKPTTYMNDSGRSVQDAASFFKIAPADTTVFHDELELPPGKVRVKIGGGIAGHNGLRSISAHIGNEYRRVRLGIGHPGVKELVHGHVLSDFAKADNDWVTTLCEAVAEHAALIAKGTDATFANRVHLAMQAKGFLTKDDKE, encoded by the coding sequence ATGCGACTCTTTGTTGGGCTCGGCAATCCCGGCGCGAAATACGCACGTAACCGGCACAATATCGGCTTCATGGCCGTGGACGAGATCGCGCGGCGTCATGGTTTTTCACCATGGCGCCGTCGCTTTCAGGGCGAGACGTCGGAAGGCTCGCTCGGACCGGAGCGCGTGATCCTGCTCAAGCCGACGACCTACATGAACGACTCCGGCCGCAGCGTTCAGGATGCGGCGAGCTTCTTCAAGATCGCGCCTGCTGATACCACGGTGTTTCACGACGAGCTCGAACTGCCGCCGGGCAAGGTGCGGGTGAAGATCGGCGGCGGCATCGCCGGCCACAACGGCCTGCGCTCGATCTCGGCGCATATCGGCAACGAGTACCGCCGTGTCAGGCTCGGTATCGGTCATCCCGGCGTCAAGGAGCTCGTGCATGGCCACGTGCTGTCGGACTTCGCCAAGGCCGACAACGACTGGGTGACGACGCTCTGCGAGGCGGTGGCCGAGCATGCCGCACTGATCGCCAAGGGCACGGACGCGACCTTCGCCAACAGAGTGCATCTGGCGATGCAGGCGAAGGGATTTTTGACCAAGGACGACAAGGAGTAG
- a CDS encoding 50S ribosomal protein L25/general stress protein Ctc, giving the protein MATTVKELKATARPKSGKGAARAERRAGRVPGVIYGNNQPPVTISIEDRELRQRILAGRFLTTLVDIDLEGKKHRVIPRDYHLDPVKDFPIHVDFMRLGEGATIRISVPLHVVKAETSPGVKRGGTVNIVAHAIELECGVESIPQYIEADVGSLEIGHSLHLADVKLPAGVKALTREDATLVTIVPPSGYAEEQKAAAAAAAGGAAPAAGAAAPAAGAAPAAGAAAPAAAAKAPAGGDKKK; this is encoded by the coding sequence ATGGCGACGACCGTCAAGGAATTGAAGGCGACCGCGCGTCCGAAGAGCGGCAAGGGGGCCGCCCGGGCTGAGCGTCGCGCCGGGCGCGTGCCCGGAGTGATCTATGGCAACAACCAGCCCCCCGTCACGATCTCGATCGAAGATCGTGAACTGCGCCAGCGCATCCTCGCCGGCCGGTTCCTGACCACGCTGGTCGACATCGATCTCGAGGGCAAGAAGCACCGCGTGATTCCGCGCGACTACCACCTCGACCCGGTCAAGGACTTCCCGATCCACGTCGATTTCATGCGCCTCGGCGAAGGCGCCACCATCCGCATCAGCGTCCCGCTGCATGTCGTGAAGGCGGAAACGTCCCCGGGCGTGAAGCGCGGCGGCACGGTCAACATCGTCGCCCACGCCATCGAACTCGAATGCGGTGTCGAGAGCATTCCGCAGTACATCGAGGCCGATGTCGGCTCGCTGGAAATCGGTCACTCCTTGCATCTGGCGGACGTCAAGCTTCCGGCCGGCGTCAAGGCGCTGACCCGCGAGGACGCGACCCTCGTCACCATCGTGCCGCCGTCAGGCTACGCTGAAGAGCAGAAGGCCGCAGCTGCGGCGGCTGCCGGTGGCGCGGCTCCGGCCGCGGGCGCTGCTGCTCCGGCTGCTGGTGCGGCTCCGGCTGCGGGTGCTGCTGCTCCGGCCGCTGCTGCCAAGGCTCCGGCCGGCGGCGACAAGAAGAAGTAA
- a CDS encoding accessory factor UbiK family protein — MTQTTNRFFDEIGRLMNDAAGAAQGAKREFDTVLRNQAEKFLRDMDLVKREEFEAVKDMARLAREENEALKARIAALEAKLGG, encoded by the coding sequence ATGACCCAGACCACCAACCGGTTTTTCGACGAGATCGGCCGCTTGATGAACGACGCCGCCGGAGCTGCCCAGGGCGCCAAGCGGGAGTTCGATACGGTGCTGCGCAACCAGGCCGAAAAATTCCTGCGCGACATGGACCTGGTCAAGCGCGAGGAGTTCGAGGCGGTGAAGGACATGGCCCGCCTGGCGCGCGAGGAGAACGAAGCCCTGAAGGCGCGCATCGCGGCGCTGGAGGCCAAGCTGGGCGGGTAG
- a CDS encoding dienelactone hydrolase family protein — MIEQQIAIPTKDGHTATFIVHPERGGPFPVILFYMDAPAIREELRDMARRLSTSGYYVMLPNLYYRSGVMELGALPADPNSPERKRMFQLMASLNIPMIMDDTRALLTYAEGQTAANTKVIGAVGYCMSGRYAVNAATHFPDSVKAAASIYGTHLATNEDNSPHLAAGKTRAELYFACAESDIYAPPEVIAKVADSMKGAKAEVEIYPGTHHGFAFPRRPVYDRDAAERHWERLLALYRRNLV; from the coding sequence ATGATCGAGCAGCAGATCGCTATTCCCACCAAGGACGGTCACACCGCGACCTTCATCGTCCATCCCGAGCGCGGCGGGCCGTTCCCGGTCATCCTGTTCTACATGGACGCGCCGGCGATCCGCGAGGAGCTGCGCGACATGGCGCGCCGGCTCTCGACCTCGGGCTATTACGTGATGCTGCCGAACCTCTATTACCGCTCCGGCGTCATGGAGCTCGGCGCGCTGCCGGCCGACCCGAATTCGCCGGAGCGCAAGCGCATGTTCCAGCTCATGGCCTCGCTCAACATTCCCATGATCATGGACGACACGCGCGCGCTGCTCACCTATGCCGAGGGCCAGACGGCCGCGAATACGAAAGTCATCGGCGCTGTCGGCTACTGCATGAGCGGCCGCTACGCCGTCAACGCCGCCACGCATTTCCCTGACAGCGTCAAGGCCGCCGCGTCGATTTACGGAACGCATCTGGCAACCAACGAGGACAACAGCCCGCATCTCGCCGCCGGCAAGACCCGGGCCGAGCTCTATTTCGCCTGTGCCGAGAGCGACATCTACGCTCCGCCGGAGGTCATTGCCAAAGTGGCCGACAGCATGAAGGGCGCAAAGGCCGAGGTCGAGATCTATCCCGGCACCCATCACGGCTTCGCCTTCCCCAGGCGTCCGGTCTATGACCGCGACGCCGCCGAGCGGCATTGGGAGCGGCTGCTCGCGCTCTATCGCCGCAATCTCGTGTGA
- the lgt gene encoding prolipoprotein diacylglyceryl transferase, with translation MLFLLIDFPKFKPIAFEIGPFAIRWYALGYICGITFGWFYARSLLKKQRLWGGPAPISLVQIDDFILWVTLGIIVGGRTGYVLFYNLPFFVEHPAAIFKLWEGGMSFHGGFLGCVVAVMWFARKNGISILSLGDITCGVAPIGIFLVRLTNFINGELWGRPADPGLPWAMIFPTGGDVPRHPSQLYEAGMEGLLLFIVLAVMIRMGALKRPGLILGSFILIYGLTRIIGEHFREPDVQLGYLWGGLTMGMLLSIPMLIVGGVLIVLAVRRGAPQPVKTVQ, from the coding sequence ATGCTTTTCCTGCTGATCGACTTCCCCAAGTTCAAGCCCATTGCCTTCGAGATCGGTCCGTTCGCGATCCGCTGGTACGCGCTCGGCTACATCTGTGGGATCACGTTTGGCTGGTTCTATGCGCGCTCGCTGTTGAAGAAGCAGCGCCTGTGGGGCGGGCCGGCGCCGATCTCGCTGGTGCAGATCGACGACTTCATCCTGTGGGTGACGCTCGGCATCATCGTCGGCGGACGCACCGGTTACGTGCTGTTCTACAATCTACCCTTCTTCGTCGAGCATCCGGCTGCCATCTTCAAATTGTGGGAAGGCGGCATGTCCTTCCACGGCGGCTTCCTCGGCTGTGTCGTGGCGGTGATGTGGTTCGCCCGAAAGAATGGCATCTCGATCCTGTCGCTCGGCGACATCACTTGCGGCGTTGCGCCGATCGGGATTTTCCTGGTGCGGCTGACCAACTTCATCAATGGCGAGCTGTGGGGCCGCCCAGCCGACCCCGGCCTGCCCTGGGCCATGATTTTCCCGACCGGCGGTGACGTGCCGCGCCATCCGAGCCAGCTTTATGAAGCCGGCATGGAGGGCCTCCTGCTGTTCATCGTGCTCGCGGTGATGATCCGGATGGGTGCCTTGAAGCGGCCGGGGCTGATCCTCGGCAGCTTCATCCTGATCTACGGCCTGACGCGGATCATCGGCGAGCATTTCCGGGAGCCGGACGTCCAACTCGGCTACCTCTGGGGCGGATTAACCATGGGCATGCTGTTGTCGATCCCGATGCTTATTGTCGGCGGCGTACTTATTGTACTGGCGGTGCGGCGCGGTGCGCCGCAGCCGGTCAAGACTGTTCAATAA
- a CDS encoding class I SAM-dependent methyltransferase, with protein sequence MTDQSLLNEIKALIKSSGPMPVWRYMETCLMHPRYGYYVSRDPLGREGDFTTSPEVSQMFGELLGLWTASVWKQMGSPQSLRLIELGPGRGTMMADALRALRVLPPLYQGLSIHLVEVNPVLRERQSATLSSVRNSITWHDSIDDVPDGPSVILANEYFDVLPIHQMVKRESGWHERVIEIDPNGKLQFGAASEPTPRFDVLLPPLVRAAPVGAVFEWRPDTEIMKLATRVRDQDGAALIIDYGHLRSDAGDTFQAIARHTFTDPLKAPGQADVTAHVDFQALARAAEDVGARVHGPVTQGDFLKRVGIDTRAAALMQKATPEVATDISVALKRLTDSGRSGMGSMFKVLGISEPRLTGLAGLSDLEQAGGN encoded by the coding sequence GTGACTGACCAGTCGCTACTCAACGAGATCAAGGCGCTGATCAAATCCTCAGGCCCCATGCCGGTCTGGCGATACATGGAGACGTGCCTGATGCATCCGCGCTACGGCTATTACGTCTCGCGCGATCCGCTCGGGCGCGAGGGCGACTTCACCACCTCGCCCGAAGTCAGCCAGATGTTCGGCGAGCTCTTGGGGTTATGGACCGCCTCGGTCTGGAAGCAGATGGGCTCGCCGCAATCCCTGCGCCTGATCGAGCTCGGTCCCGGCCGCGGCACCATGATGGCGGACGCATTGCGCGCGCTTCGCGTGCTGCCGCCGCTCTATCAGGGGCTCAGCATTCATCTGGTCGAGGTCAATCCGGTGCTGCGCGAGCGGCAAAGTGCGACATTGTCGAGCGTGCGCAACAGCATCACCTGGCACGACAGCATCGACGACGTGCCTGATGGTCCGAGCGTCATCCTCGCCAACGAATATTTCGACGTGTTGCCGATCCACCAGATGGTGAAGCGCGAAAGCGGCTGGCACGAGCGCGTGATCGAGATCGATCCCAACGGCAAGCTTCAGTTCGGCGCGGCATCCGAGCCGACACCGCGCTTCGACGTGCTGCTGCCGCCTTTGGTGCGGGCGGCGCCTGTCGGTGCGGTGTTCGAATGGCGGCCCGATACCGAGATCATGAAGCTCGCCACCCGCGTGCGCGACCAGGACGGCGCCGCGCTGATCATCGATTACGGCCATCTGCGCAGCGATGCCGGGGACACCTTCCAGGCCATCGCGCGCCACACCTTCACCGATCCCTTGAAGGCGCCGGGCCAGGCCGACGTCACCGCCCATGTCGACTTCCAGGCGCTGGCGCGGGCAGCCGAAGACGTCGGCGCCCGTGTGCACGGGCCGGTGACGCAGGGCGATTTCCTCAAACGCGTCGGCATCGACACCCGCGCGGCCGCGCTGATGCAGAAGGCGACGCCCGAAGTTGCCACCGACATTTCCGTGGCGCTGAAGCGGCTGACCGACTCGGGGCGCAGCGGCATGGGGTCGATGTTCAAGGTGCTCGGCATCTCCGAACCAAGATTGACCGGCCTCGCCGGCCTCAGCGATCTCGAACAGGCCGGAGGCAATTGA
- the pgeF gene encoding peptidoglycan editing factor PgeF, with protein MTLTSSLLSAVPGLRHCFFTREGGVSSGIYSALNGGLGSNDDQALVAENRRRMAEHVGVAADRFLSLHQIHSPDVLIADAPWPSGPRPKGDAMVTKMPGIALGVSTADCGPVLFVDPNARIIGGAHAGWKGALTGVLESTVTAMETLGATRSGIIAAIGPLIRQDSYEVGNEFVARFIEADAENAMFFIPSAREGHAMFDLAGFIRRRLEAAGILMIDDLGLDTYADERFFSYRRSVHRKEPDYGRHIHAIALEA; from the coding sequence ATGACCCTGACTTCGTCACTGCTGTCGGCAGTGCCCGGCCTGCGCCATTGCTTCTTCACGCGCGAAGGCGGCGTCTCCAGCGGCATCTATTCCGCGCTGAACGGTGGGCTCGGCTCCAACGACGATCAGGCCCTCGTCGCCGAGAACCGCCGTCGCATGGCCGAGCATGTCGGGGTCGCGGCCGACCGTTTCCTCAGCCTGCACCAGATCCACTCGCCCGACGTGCTCATCGCCGACGCGCCGTGGCCGAGCGGCCCGCGGCCGAAGGGCGATGCGATGGTCACCAAAATGCCGGGCATTGCGCTCGGCGTCTCCACAGCCGATTGCGGTCCGGTGCTGTTCGTCGATCCCAATGCGCGAATCATCGGCGGCGCCCATGCCGGCTGGAAAGGTGCGCTGACGGGCGTGCTGGAATCCACTGTCACGGCGATGGAGACGCTCGGGGCCACACGCAGCGGCATCATCGCCGCGATCGGGCCCTTGATCCGCCAGGACAGCTATGAGGTCGGCAACGAGTTCGTGGCGCGCTTCATCGAGGCCGACGCGGAAAATGCGATGTTCTTCATTCCATCGGCGCGCGAGGGCCATGCGATGTTCGACCTGGCCGGCTTCATCCGCAGGCGCCTTGAAGCCGCCGGCATTCTGATGATCGACGACCTTGGTCTGGACACCTACGCCGACGAACGCTTCTTCAGCTATCGCCGCTCCGTGCATCGCAAAGAGCCGGACTATGGGCGGCACATCCATGCGATCGCGCTGGAAGCGTGA
- a CDS encoding ribose-phosphate pyrophosphokinase: MSAKNGSIKLVAGNSNPALAQAIAQGLNVPLTKAVVRRFADMEIFVEVQENIRGSDAFIIQSTSFPANDNLMELLIITDALRRSSARRITAVIPYFGYARQDRRSGSRTPISAKLVANLITHAGVDRVMTLDLHAGQIQGFFDIPTDNLFAAPVMVRDIRERFDLGKVMVVSPDVGGVARARGLAKRINTPLAIVDKRRERPGESEVMNVIGDVSGYSCILVDDIVDSGGTLVNAADALIAKGAKEVYAYITHGVLSGGAAARIAGSKLKELVITDSILATDAVTKAPNIRTLPIASLISDAIARTAAEESVSSLFD; this comes from the coding sequence ATGTCGGCCAAGAACGGCTCCATCAAGCTAGTCGCCGGCAACTCCAATCCGGCCCTCGCCCAGGCCATCGCGCAGGGCCTCAACGTGCCGCTGACCAAAGCGGTGGTCCGGCGCTTCGCCGACATGGAGATCTTCGTCGAGGTCCAGGAGAACATCCGCGGCTCGGATGCCTTCATCATCCAGTCGACCTCGTTTCCGGCGAACGACAATCTGATGGAGCTGCTGATCATCACCGACGCGCTGCGCCGCTCATCGGCACGCCGCATCACCGCAGTGATCCCCTATTTCGGCTATGCCAGGCAGGACCGCCGCTCCGGCTCGCGCACGCCGATCTCGGCCAAGCTCGTCGCCAATCTGATCACCCATGCAGGTGTCGACCGCGTCATGACGCTCGACCTGCATGCCGGCCAGATCCAGGGCTTCTTCGATATCCCGACCGACAATCTGTTCGCTGCCCCCGTGATGGTACGCGACATCCGCGAACGTTTCGACCTCGGCAAGGTGATGGTGGTGTCACCCGACGTCGGCGGCGTGGCCCGCGCCCGCGGCCTCGCCAAGCGCATCAACACCCCGCTGGCGATCGTCGACAAACGCCGCGAACGTCCGGGCGAGTCCGAAGTCATGAACGTGATCGGCGACGTCTCCGGCTACAGCTGCATCCTGGTCGACGACATCGTCGATTCCGGCGGCACATTGGTGAACGCAGCCGATGCGCTGATCGCCAAGGGGGCCAAGGAGGTCTACGCCTACATTACCCACGGCGTGCTCTCCGGCGGCGCGGCGGCCCGTATCGCCGGTTCGAAGCTGAAAGAGCTCGTCATCACCGACTCGATCCTGGCGACTGACGCGGTGACCAAGGCGCCGAACATCCGCACGCTTCCGATCGCCAGCCTGATCTCGGATGCGATCGCGCGCACCGCCGCGGAAGAGTCGGTCTCGAGCCTGTTCGACTGA
- a CDS encoding putative zinc-binding metallopeptidase: MPRRKFAWEKLSDEQLLQQRLSSLRVTVEGTWLEDCVATLHEELEERGIRLRPHTWISSEWFSPGDVPGIAIPFYLAHPRLMKLEKKMMFDVEGGTWRECMAILRHEAGHAIQHGFQLQRRRRWQQLFGPSSKHYPRYYRPNPASRRYVQHLRLWYAQSHPDEDFAETFAVWLRPRSNWRTRYAGWPALKKLEYVDELMSEIAGKRPLITTRERVDPLGKLSQTLEDHYKKKQAFYAFTPPKTYDRDLSRLFSADPRHHRSKPASSLIRRHRAQIRQLVARWTGENQLTLDAVLDDMISRCRELDLRAVGSEQKLVLDFTVLVTAKTMHALFGPSRRKWIAL; this comes from the coding sequence ATGCCGCGCCGGAAATTCGCTTGGGAGAAGCTATCGGACGAGCAGCTGCTCCAGCAGCGCCTCTCCAGCCTGAGGGTTACGGTCGAAGGCACCTGGCTCGAGGATTGCGTTGCTACGCTCCACGAAGAGCTCGAAGAGCGCGGCATCCGGCTGCGGCCGCATACTTGGATCTCGAGTGAATGGTTCAGTCCGGGAGACGTGCCGGGGATCGCCATTCCCTTCTATCTCGCGCATCCCCGCCTGATGAAGCTCGAGAAGAAGATGATGTTCGACGTCGAGGGCGGCACCTGGCGCGAATGCATGGCCATCCTCCGCCATGAGGCCGGCCATGCCATCCAGCATGGCTTCCAATTGCAGCGACGCCGGCGCTGGCAACAGCTGTTCGGGCCGTCGTCGAAACACTATCCACGCTACTACAGGCCCAATCCGGCGAGCCGGCGTTACGTCCAGCACCTGCGGCTCTGGTACGCGCAGAGCCACCCGGACGAGGATTTCGCCGAGACCTTTGCGGTGTGGCTGCGGCCGCGCTCGAACTGGCGGACGCGATATGCCGGCTGGCCGGCGCTGAAGAAGCTCGAATATGTCGACGAGCTAATGAGCGAGATCGCGGGCAAGCGGCCGCTGATCACGACGCGCGAGCGTGTCGATCCCCTCGGCAAGCTCAGCCAGACGCTCGAAGACCACTACAAGAAGAAGCAGGCGTTCTACGCTTTCACGCCACCGAAGACCTACGACCGCGACCTCTCGCGGCTGTTTTCCGCCGATCCACGGCATCATCGCTCGAAACCCGCTTCGAGCCTGATCAGGCGGCATCGCGCCCAGATCAGACAGCTGGTGGCGCGATGGACCGGTGAAAACCAGCTTACGCTCGATGCCGTACTTGATGACATGATCTCCCGCTGCCGCGAGCTCGATTTGCGCGCGGTGGGATCCGAACAGAAGCTCGTTCTCGATTTCACTGTCCTCGTGACCGCCAAGACGATGCACGCCCTGTTCGGCCCGTCTCGGCGCAAATGGATCGCGCTATGA
- a CDS encoding D-alanine--D-alanine ligase family protein: MRRLRILVLMHPDFMPPASSDGYTPQEINNWKTEYDVVSTLRAAGHEVRPLGAQEEIRPIREAIEEFKPHVVFTLLEEFHYNVAYDQHIASYLELMKVPYTGCNPRGLILARGKDLSKTLVHHRRIAAPAFAVFPMRRKVKRPKHLALPLIVKALNMDGSVGISQASIVDTDEKLAERVAFIHERVETAAIAEQFIEGRELYVGVLGNNRLRVLPVWELKFGSMGGRSSRHIATEKAKHDTDYQERLGIVDGPAKDLAPEVTARIQRAAKRIYRALGLDGYARIDFRLAADGTPYFIEANPNPEIAKSQEFATAAQHDGLKYKDLLNRILTLGISRAKAGVSLG, translated from the coding sequence ATGAGACGGCTCCGTATTCTCGTGCTGATGCATCCGGACTTCATGCCTCCGGCCTCCTCCGACGGATACACGCCACAGGAAATCAACAACTGGAAAACGGAATACGACGTCGTCAGCACCTTGCGCGCGGCCGGCCATGAGGTCCGTCCGCTCGGCGCGCAGGAAGAGATCAGGCCGATCCGCGAAGCGATCGAGGAGTTCAAGCCGCACGTGGTCTTCACGCTGCTGGAGGAATTCCACTACAACGTGGCCTACGACCAGCACATCGCCAGCTATCTCGAACTGATGAAGGTGCCTTATACCGGCTGCAATCCGCGCGGCCTGATCCTGGCGCGCGGCAAGGACCTGTCCAAGACGCTGGTGCATCACCGTCGCATCGCGGCACCCGCCTTCGCCGTCTTCCCGATGCGCCGCAAGGTGAAACGACCAAAACATCTTGCCCTGCCGCTGATCGTCAAGGCTCTCAACATGGATGGGTCCGTCGGCATCTCGCAGGCCTCAATCGTCGACACCGACGAGAAGCTGGCGGAGCGGGTCGCCTTCATCCACGAGCGGGTGGAGACCGCCGCGATCGCCGAGCAATTCATCGAGGGACGCGAACTCTATGTCGGCGTGCTCGGCAACAACCGGCTGCGCGTGCTGCCGGTCTGGGAACTGAAATTCGGCAGCATGGGCGGGCGCAGCTCGCGGCACATCGCCACCGAAAAGGCCAAGCACGACACGGACTATCAGGAACGCCTAGGCATCGTCGACGGACCGGCGAAGGACCTCGCGCCCGAAGTCACCGCGCGCATCCAGCGCGCCGCGAAACGCATCTATCGGGCGCTTGGCCTCGATGGCTACGCACGCATCGACTTCCGTCTCGCCGCCGACGGCACGCCGTATTTCATCGAAGCCAATCCCAACCCCGAGATCGCAAAGAGCCAGGAATTCGCCACGGCGGCCCAGCACGACGGGCTGAAGTACAAGGATCTGCTGAACAGGATCCTGACGCTCGGCATCAGCCGGGCCAAGGCGGGCGTGTCATTGGGGTGA
- a CDS encoding SRPBCC family protein: protein MQMNDSQRIPATREQVWAALNDPAVLKQCIPGCQSLEVTAPNEMTATVVFKVGPVKATFSGKVTLSDLDPPNSYRISGEGSGGVAGFAKGGAVVRLESEGADVTVLHYDVDAQIGGKLAQLGARLINSTATKLAGEFFKSFAGVVSAKAEAG, encoded by the coding sequence ATGCAGATGAACGACAGCCAGCGTATCCCCGCCACACGCGAGCAGGTATGGGCGGCGTTGAACGATCCAGCTGTCTTGAAGCAGTGCATCCCCGGCTGCCAGTCGCTCGAGGTGACAGCGCCGAACGAGATGACGGCCACTGTCGTCTTCAAGGTCGGCCCGGTGAAGGCGACCTTCAGCGGCAAGGTGACCCTGTCCGATCTCGATCCGCCCAATTCCTATCGCATCTCCGGCGAGGGCTCCGGCGGCGTCGCCGGTTTTGCCAAGGGCGGCGCAGTCGTGCGGCTGGAATCGGAAGGCGCCGATGTCACGGTGCTGCACTACGATGTCGACGCCCAGATCGGCGGCAAGCTCGCCCAGCTCGGCGCCCGGCTGATCAACTCGACCGCGACGAAGCTTGCGGGTGAATTCTTCAAGTCGTTTGCCGGCGTGGTGAGCGCGAAGGCCGAGGCAGGTTAG
- a CDS encoding XdhC family protein: MTAHAEVLDIVAQMKAAERAFVLATVVRTVSVTAAKAGAKAIIAADGTIVAGWIGGGCAKGAVLKAAREALADGEPRMVSVQPENLLAELGVSAGESRDGIRFASNMCPSKGTMDIFVEPVLPHPSLVILGASPVALSLAAQARVLGYHVTLAAPAAELMGSPDADAIIDGYGLGELNDAKRFVVVSTQGKGDEAALRAAIATKACYHAFVGSRRKMASLRAKLISEGASTAAIDDFKAPAGLDLGAITPEEIAMSILAEITVERRRSQRAAIQTASRE, from the coding sequence ATGACCGCTCATGCCGAGGTGCTGGATATCGTCGCGCAGATGAAGGCCGCCGAGCGTGCCTTCGTGCTCGCGACGGTGGTGCGAACGGTGTCGGTGACCGCGGCGAAGGCTGGCGCCAAGGCGATCATCGCGGCCGACGGCACCATCGTCGCGGGTTGGATCGGCGGCGGCTGCGCCAAGGGCGCGGTGCTGAAGGCGGCGCGCGAGGCGCTGGCCGACGGCGAGCCGCGCATGGTGTCGGTGCAGCCGGAAAACCTGCTGGCCGAACTCGGCGTCAGCGCCGGCGAGAGCCGTGACGGCATCCGCTTCGCCAGCAACATGTGCCCCAGCAAGGGCACGATGGACATTTTCGTCGAGCCGGTGCTGCCGCATCCTTCGCTCGTCATTCTCGGAGCAAGTCCGGTGGCGCTGTCGCTTGCGGCACAGGCACGCGTTCTCGGCTATCACGTCACGCTGGCCGCACCCGCCGCGGAGCTCATGGGGTCGCCGGACGCCGATGCGATCATCGATGGCTACGGGCTCGGCGAGCTCAATGACGCCAAGCGCTTTGTCGTGGTCTCGACGCAGGGGAAGGGCGACGAAGCTGCCTTGCGTGCCGCGATCGCAACCAAGGCCTGTTATCACGCCTTCGTCGGCAGCCGCCGCAAGATGGCCTCGCTGCGCGCCAAGCTGATATCGGAAGGCGCCAGCACTGCGGCGATCGACGATTTCAAGGCGCCGGCGGGGCTCGATCTCGGCGCCATCACGCCGGAAGAGATTGCGATGTCGATCCTTGCCGAGATCACCGTGGAACGGCGGCGCAGTCAGCGCGCGGCCATTCAAACAGCAAGCAGAGAGTGA